The Bacteroidales bacterium region AATAGGAGTAATATTTTATTATACTTAGGTCTTTCTTTGAGTTGATATAAACCGGATCTTTTGTTCCTAATATTTTCTCAATTGATTTAAGCCCCTTATTATTTAAAAGAGTAGGATTAATTATATATTTTCCTTTATGATTATCAATAATAAATGCAGCCCTTTTAAAGAACGGTTCTGGTCTGATCTGCACAATCATTATATTAATATCTTGTTTTTCAAATAATTCATTTGCCAATTGAGGTATTTGGGAAAATTCATCATAGTATTTCAGATAAAAATATGTTTTAATTCCATGATTCTCATTTACTAAAGATGAAAACCTTCGATGAAAAAGTTGCGAAATTTTAATATCCTTTTGAAAGGTCATGCACCCACCAATAATGCCGATGTTTAAATTTTCCATCAGGTGTTTCTTTTAAGGAAATCCAATGCATTAAGATATTCATGCGGCGCGTAGAAACGATAAATGCTCGTGTCGATATTAAAGCTGTATTCCGGAGAAACCGTACGGTTGAAAAATTCCACCAGATCATTGGCGATCTTCAACTGTTCTTCTCCGGTGAATGAATAATCTACCGGGCAGGCAGGAGGTGCCTTATCATTGAGCTTGCATATCGCCAATGCCTGGGAGAACGACAAAGTACTCGCACCGAAAGGAACAGATGTTATCCCGTCGAGGTAAGTAATGAGAGATTTGAATTCATCATGCCGGAAAAGGAAGCAAAATGGAGTACGAATATAATGGAAACCTTCCGGTTCGATCATTTCAAGGAGCTGCGAAACCTTATCCCAGAGTTTTTTATCATCAGGAAGGGGAATAGGAAACGCCCTGGCATCATAGAAATAATCCCAATGGCCGAAGTGTATTTTATCGATTTTTTCACCCTTGCATATCGTAATGATTTCTTTGTAATTATCGAAAAAGGCCTGGCTTTCAGCCATCACAACCATTTCTTCATAATTAATCCCGTCGAGGGCATTGATATATTCTTTAAGGATTTCTGCCGAATGCACTTTGGGCAAAAAAAGACTTCCCCAGGTGATGAGAGGATTTATCTCCTTCAGCAATTCAATATCATTGACAAATTCAACAGTATCCGTTGCATTGATCCGCAGGCTTGTTTTAATTTTTAAATCCTGTTCTTTTGCGATTTGAAGGACGGTTTTCAGAATTTTTCGTGCACGGGCTTTCAGAACAGCAGTTTTCTCAGGGTCAAAGGGTATCTGGAGGCTGTCTTCCAAATCCAGGATAGGAATAATACTGGCCTTCTGGCATTTCTTCAGGGTTTGAAGAATTTTCGGCACTTCCTGGTTTAAGGAAATGTACTGGTAAATCCTGTTTAGCTTCATTATATGATTGATTTTTTCCTCGAAGCATTAGCATAAAAATAATCAATCCGTGCATAAAAAAAAGTCAATACCGACATTACCATAATCCCCTCCCAGGGGCGGAAAATGTGATAATGCCTGCTTGCGTAAAGTGGGGTCCAGAATGGATCCGAAAGGTTTTGCCGGTAAAGGGAGAACCAATGCCACCCATTATGATCAACGGGGACAGGGAAGAAAGTGACCGGGAAATTTCCGGAAATAATGATACCCAGGAGGATTATTATCCCTATAAAGAAGTACGAAGATGAACGGTACCATTTGCGCGGTTTCCGGGATTCTGGAAAGCTTGCGGCAGCCATGACCAGCAAACCCGCGCCGGCCCCCAACATGTTCAGGATGATATCATTGAAATCGAAATACTTAAAAGAAGGGTTCAGCACCAGGTATTGGTACATCTCATCAACCATGCCAAGGATGGTGGCGCCGATAAATGCATCTTCATAGCGCTGAACCAGCGGAAAAATCAACACGGCAAGGATGGCATACTGCAGATAATGAATAGCTTCCATATTCACGACCATCATGGTAAAGAGAGCCAGGATCATGGCCAGAATGGTGATCAGGAACCACAGGAAAAACATCCTGCGTTCGGGATGTTTAATAACTGTTCGCCATAAAAAATATCCCGTGACCGATGAGAGGGCTAGCCCTGATATCAGTAAAGAAAGGTTATAATAACTGAGAGTCAGTTTATACTTCAGCCAGTCGGCCACAACTGTTGCTGCATCATGGAAATACACCAGCCCAAGGAAATATACAGTAAGCAGGAGAATTGCTATGGTTTTATGTTGTGCTAAATAGGTGATCATCCTTGAAGGTATATCCTTTTGGGTGGGTAAAATTAGATTAATTTAATTGCTAAATTTGAGGTTTTTCTGAAATAATTCCCACATGCATCATCCAGCGGAATCCAGGATTACGATCGTCACAGTCAGTCTGAACAACAGGACAGGCCTGGAGAAAACAATCCGAAGCGTAATTTCCCAGCGAAAGATTTCCGTTGAATATATTGTGATTGATGGTGGATCTGAGGATGGATCGCTGGAGATCATCAAAAAATATGGCCTTAATATAGCAACCTGGGTCAGTGAACCTGACCAGGGACCTTATGATGCCATGAACAAAGGAATCGGGCTAGCAACCGGTGAATGGATTAATTTCCTGAATGCCGGCGATGTTTTCCTTGGCCCTGATAGCCTTTCCGGAATCATTCAACAACTTCGTCATGATGGTATTGATGCTATATATGGTGATAGCCTGGCCGATTATGGGGATTTTAAGGTATACCACAAGGCACGGCCTTTTGAAGAACGGTGGAAAGGCATGATCTTTTCACACCAGGCTTTACTCATGAGGGCATCTTTATTCAAAGAAGAACGGTTTGATACAAAGTATCCCAAGATTGCAGATTATGACCTGATTCTATGCTGTTTGCGAGATCCGGTGCGGGTCCGGTATACACCTGTCCCGCTGGTGATATGTGATGCTTACGGCATTTCGAACAAGGGACAGGCCTCCATCCTCCGGGAATACTACCGACGGGCAAAGCAGTCTCAACGTATGGATTTCAGCAGAAAATTTTACTTCCTGAAAATGTTCGTATTCCTGTATGTAATTGATCTGGTAAAAATGATACTTCCGGAACGACTGTTTACTGTCATGATTCGTTTATTCAGAAAGAATTTAATATCTTAGAGAAAAATCGGACAGGAATGAAGGTATTGATGGTGAACACATATGATATCAGGGGAGGGGCGGCAAGGTCGGCTTTGCGGGTCTATCAGGCATTGAAGTCCCAACAGGTCGATGTGAAGTTAATGGTTCAGAATAAATGGGGGGATGACGATGATATTTTAGGCCCATCTGGCAGGTTTAATAAAATGGCCGCAGAACTGCGCCCCTACCTGGATTTTGCCATTACATTTCCCTGGCACCGCCGCAGGATCCCTTTCTTTCCTGCATACTTACCTGGTAATTTCATCCGGAGAGTTAAAAAAGTCGGGCCCGATATAATTCATCTAAACTGGATAACAGGTGGCTTTGTCAGGCTGGAATCCCTTGCGGAAATAAATGTCCCCATTGTATGGACACTTCACGACATGTGGGCATTTACCGGCGGATGTCATTATGCCGAAGAATGCACCCGATATGAAAAAGCCTGCGGAGCCTGTCCCATTCTCATATCCAGTAAGGAGCGTGATCTCAGCCGGTGGATCTTTAACCGTAAAATAGAGACCTACCGCAAAATCAGAAACCTCACCATTATCACACCAAGTCACTGGCTTGCAGGCTGTGTCAGGAGGAGTCCCCTGCTGGGCGGTTTCCCGGTTGAAATTATCCCCAATTCTTTGGACACCGGTGTATTTTTTCCGGAGAATAAAGCCTTATCAAGAAATTATTTTGGTTTCGCTGCCAATAGAAAGATCATACTTTTTGGCGCCCTGGATGCCACCAAAAACAGATTGAAAGGTTTTATCGAGCTTTCTGAAGCCCTGCAACTTATCCCTGATAAAAAAAATATCGAACTGGCGGTTTTTGGTTCAGCAAAACGGGAAACAACATCCCTTCCCGGGTTCAACGCGCGTTACTTTGGTCATATTGCAGATGATGGAAAGCTTAGAAAGCTATACTCCGCTGCCGATGTCATGGTGGTCCCTTCTATCCAGGAGGTTTTTGGCCAGACCGCGACGGAAGCCATGGCCTGCGGGACACCGGTCGTGGCCTTCGGGGCCACCGGCCTGCTCGATATCGTGGAACATAAAGTAAATGGCTATCTCGCAGAACCTTTTAAACCGGAAGACCTTGCTGCGGGGATATTATGGTGTCTTGAAAACAGGGAACGCAACCGGCAGCTTTCTTCAGCAGCCGTGGAAACCGTGAAGAACAAGTTTGACATGAAAAAGAATGTGCAGCGATTTATTTCACTTTATGAAC contains the following coding sequences:
- a CDS encoding glycosyltransferase family 4 protein → MKVLMVNTYDIRGGAARSALRVYQALKSQQVDVKLMVQNKWGDDDDILGPSGRFNKMAAELRPYLDFAITFPWHRRRIPFFPAYLPGNFIRRVKKVGPDIIHLNWITGGFVRLESLAEINVPIVWTLHDMWAFTGGCHYAEECTRYEKACGACPILISSKERDLSRWIFNRKIETYRKIRNLTIITPSHWLAGCVRRSPLLGGFPVEIIPNSLDTGVFFPENKALSRNYFGFAANRKIILFGALDATKNRLKGFIELSEALQLIPDKKNIELAVFGSAKRETTSLPGFNARYFGHIADDGKLRKLYSAADVMVVPSIQEVFGQTATEAMACGTPVVAFGATGLLDIVEHKVNGYLAEPFKPEDLAAGILWCLENRERNRQLSSAAVETVKNKFDMKKNVQRFISLYERLTTN
- a CDS encoding aldolase/citrate lyase family protein, whose amino-acid sequence is MKLNRIYQYISLNQEVPKILQTLKKCQKASIIPILDLEDSLQIPFDPEKTAVLKARARKILKTVLQIAKEQDLKIKTSLRINATDTVEFVNDIELLKEINPLITWGSLFLPKVHSAEILKEYINALDGINYEEMVVMAESQAFFDNYKEIITICKGEKIDKIHFGHWDYFYDARAFPIPLPDDKKLWDKVSQLLEMIEPEGFHYIRTPFCFLFRHDEFKSLITYLDGITSVPFGASTLSFSQALAICKLNDKAPPACPVDYSFTGEEQLKIANDLVEFFNRTVSPEYSFNIDTSIYRFYAPHEYLNALDFLKRNT
- a CDS encoding glycosyltransferase, whose protein sequence is MHHPAESRITIVTVSLNNRTGLEKTIRSVISQRKISVEYIVIDGGSEDGSLEIIKKYGLNIATWVSEPDQGPYDAMNKGIGLATGEWINFLNAGDVFLGPDSLSGIIQQLRHDGIDAIYGDSLADYGDFKVYHKARPFEERWKGMIFSHQALLMRASLFKEERFDTKYPKIADYDLILCCLRDPVRVRYTPVPLVICDAYGISNKGQASILREYYRRAKQSQRMDFSRKFYFLKMFVFLYVIDLVKMILPERLFTVMIRLFRKNLIS